The DNA region GCATTATTAATGGAAAGAGTTAACAAAAATGTCTTGCTCCTAGTGTTTTTGGTGTCATTTGTTGTGATTATCCCGACCCTTCATGCTGATGACAATTTCGTTCCATTGGATGGTTACTGGCAGCAAAGAGCTGCGGAGGCCCAAAAGGCTTCCCTTGCGGCCTATGATCCTCATCCTGAGGAAATCACTAGGGACTTGAACTTTCATGTCAACAAGTGAGTAGGTTTCTCACTATCGCTACGTaccaaataaaattatcatcatACAGTCCGATATCTATAACTTCCTTTACAAATATTAAGTACTTTGTCattcttttaaaactttttgtGCGTAGGGTTCTGTCTGGGAGCAACAACACGAGAAGAAACCTAAAGAAGAACACGGGTCCATGCACGGCCACCAACCCCATTGATAGATGCTGGAGGTGTGACCCAAACTGGGCCCAAAATCGCAAGAAGCTAACTGACTGCGTGCTCGGCTTTGGCCGCAACACTGTTGGTGGAAAATATGGTCCTTACTATGTTGTGACTGATTCCTCGGACGACGACCTAGTGGATCCCAAGCCCGGAACCCTCCGCCATGCTGTTACCCAGGATGGGCCCCTCTGGATTATCTTTGCACGCAGCATGATCATTAGGCTCCATGAGGAGTTGATCATGACCAGCAACAAAACCATTGATGCTAGGGGAGCCAATGTTCGCATCGCTTATGGTGCCGGCATCACCATCCAGTTCGTGCAAAACGTGATCATCCATAACATCCATATCCATAACATTTACGCCGGTAGTGGTGGACTCATCATAGATTCTATGAACCATGTCGGTATCAGGACTCCTAGTGATGGCGATGGTATCTCCATCTTTGGCTCATCCAACGTCTGGGTTGACCATGTTTCCATGTCCCAATGCAAAGATGGTCTCATTGATGCTATTATGGGATCAACTGCTATAACCATCTCCAACTGCCATTTTACCAACCACAATGAGGTAACCTAACTATTAATCTTcacatattataatttttttttccccaaaagaAAACAGTAGTATCTGAGCTAAACAGCTTAAATTTATTAccattaaataattttccaaacaAATCTGGTTTATATTACAATTAAGGATGATGATTTAACTTTTTAGTGAAAGATCATAAAAAGGCATCATTGATAATTCAAAGGGTGATTCAGGTGATGTTATTTGGTGCAAGCGATAGCTTTTCTGGTGACGAGATAATGCAAATCACAGTTGCCTTTAATCACTTTGGAAGGGGATTGGTGCAGCGAATGCCAAGGTGCCGATGGGGGTTTGTCCATGTTGTTAACAATGATTATACTCATTGGCTTATGTATGCCATTGGTGGTAGTAGCCATCCTACCATTATCAGTCAGGGTAACAGATTCATTGCTCCTCCAAACCTGTTTTCTAAAGAGGTATGTGTGCCTATGAAAAACAAAACTTCACTAATTATGGTTCCATCTCTGTCTCTctccggtttttttttttttttttgctttttcccATACTATAATTGTTATCAGCCCGTGAAGTGATTTAGTGCTGGAATTGTGACTCCTCTCTTTAATCTCATTTCAATATGATACCATtttaaaacacacacacacactcacacaTATGACCCAAAGTATATCAGAGTACCAACAAATGATTAAGAATATCATTGTGTCTTTTTTCATGGCCTTGACTTTACGTTATTAACAAATAACAAAGTCTTCATCTTTGCCGTTTGAAGGTGACCAAGCGAGACTATGCAAGTGAGAGTGAGTGGAGCAGCTGGGTATGGAGGTCCGAGGGAGATTTGATGATGAATGGTGCGTTCTTTGTTCAATCAGGGCCTGAGTTCGACAAAAAACCATTCTCAAGGTTTGATGTGATCAAATCGAGACCTGGAACCTATGTGAAAAGACTCACACGCTTCTCGGGCACACTTCGCTGCAAACCAGGGGTACCCTGTTAACCTTGGTTAGGCCTTTACCCAATTGCTTTCAATGATATGTACGTTAAAGTTTCCATCCTCATAGTTTGAGGggagattatataaaaagaggatgaaagaaacaaaagattgaTCAAGGACAAATATTGCCAGCAGCTAGCCGTTGTAACCGTAACAagtctaaaatataaatttatatatttttatgtttggatTGTCATGGGAAGAAGGGAAAGCAAAGCAGTGTGTTATATATGGGTACTACAACAAAATTTGGATTTTGTGATGGATGGATGAAATATTGTGACAAAAGATGAATTTTTGTAACAGTTTTCACAAACCATCTCTAAaacttgaattttttaaaacaagcgttcgaatattaattacatttggCATTCATTTTTTGGACAATTCAGTCAATGCATATGCGAgcgtcactataagaaaaatagacttTTGCGACTAATTTATAGTAGCAAAAAGATTGTTAACAACCATTTTTATTATAGTGCGtgtagtattagtttcaaacataaactaaaaaaattgaatgtatttttattacatgattatataataaaaaataaaatagaaatactcttaaaagaaaaataaaccctTGAATTAGAGAGAGAAAACCAAACATGACTAATTTTTTCATTGCAATATGGGGCAAACTCAGAGTATATACAACGATGGAAAAAAAAGGTAcccaaaatttatcaaaaggAGTGCGCAACTCAGAAGGTAATGTTGCTGCCTAACTCATGAGGTTATGACGGAGACCTAATGACCTTTATGTTTGAGATGTCTAAATGACACAGAAGATTAATTGATATATGGACCTCTAAAGATGTCCGAAAAGTCtatctatattttttcaatgctTTACGATTTCTAACATCATAACATCAAACCAAGCAATTCACGTCTACCGGCCTGTGGCTTCGACTGGACCCTCCCTAGTATGGGTTATCAACATTAACGGGGTTAGTTTGGGTCGGTGGTGCAACATCCTAATTTGGAACCACATTCTCTTGACAAACATATATGCTGATTGGGCCTATGATCTCTGCTCAATCAAATACTCTAGGTATGTGGGGCCACGTCCCCTCGCAACAATAGCAATT from Carya illinoinensis cultivar Pawnee chromosome 6, C.illinoinensisPawnee_v1, whole genome shotgun sequence includes:
- the LOC122314101 gene encoding pectate lyase-like; translation: MERVNKNVLLLVFLVSFVVIIPTLHADDNFVPLDGYWQQRAAEAQKASLAAYDPHPEEITRDLNFHVNKVLSGSNNTRRNLKKNTGPCTATNPIDRCWRCDPNWAQNRKKLTDCVLGFGRNTVGGKYGPYYVVTDSSDDDLVDPKPGTLRHAVTQDGPLWIIFARSMIIRLHEELIMTSNKTIDARGANVRIAYGAGITIQFVQNVIIHNIHIHNIYAGSGGLIIDSMNHVGIRTPSDGDGISIFGSSNVWVDHVSMSQCKDGLIDAIMGSTAITISNCHFTNHNEVMLFGASDSFSGDEIMQITVAFNHFGRGLVQRMPRCRWGFVHVVNNDYTHWLMYAIGGSSHPTIISQGNRFIAPPNLFSKEVTKRDYASESEWSSWVWRSEGDLMMNGAFFVQSGPEFDKKPFSRFDVIKSRPGTYVKRLTRFSGTLRCKPGVPC